Below is a genomic region from Gammaproteobacteria bacterium CG11_big_fil_rev_8_21_14_0_20_46_22.
CCGTCGAGAATTTCTCCGACACCATGTCTTTACTGCGCCAAGTCGTGCTTGTAGCCGCCTTCACCTGGGCTGTATTGCGCTTTATTCGCCTACTCGAAGACACACTCGTTCACTCGCCCGAGCACAGTCATCAGCACAAAAAGCGCAAGCTGGATAAAGCCACCGCCTTTGCGGTTAGTCGCCTACTACGCATCGTCACTATCTGCGCAGCACTGTTGGTTATCCTGCAAATTGCGGGTGTCAAAGTTTCAGCCCTAATCGCCTTGGGTGGTGCCGGTACCTTAATTGCCGGTCTTGCCGCACGCGAGATGCTGGCTAATTTTTTTGGCGCACTGATGATTTACACTGACCGACCCTTTTCCGTCGGCGACTGGATTCGCTCCAACGATAGAAACATCGAGGGCACGGTAGAAGAAATCGGCTGGCGATTAACGCGAGTGCGCACCTTCGACAAGCGTCCGCTGTATATTCCCAATGCCATTTTTTCTTCCATCACGGTTGAAAACCCTTCACGCATGCATAATCGTCGGATCAAAACGGTTGTGGGTATAGGCTATGAATCCGCTGACAAAATTTCTTTGGTACGCGATGGAATTGAAGACATGCTCAGAAAACATGAAGAAATCGACACCACACAAACCTTGTTTGTACGCGTCAGTGAATTCGGCCCCTCTTCGATCAATATTCAAATTTACTGCTTCACCAAAACCATAGACTGGCTCGCTTTTGAACGTATTCAAGAAGATGTTTTACTTAAAATATTAGACATTGTCAGAGACTGTGGCGCAAACATCGCCTACCCGACACAAACGCTTTATTTGAAGAACCCTCAAACTGAAAGGAGCCCACACCATGGTTGATTTAACTGACGTCCATAATATAAAAGCCAGAGGCGTCTGTTTACACACTCGCGAAGAAGTTGAAGCTGCGATCCAACGCGTTGCCGATGACATGGCTCAAGTGCTTTCGGATCAAGCCCCACTCTTTCTCACAGTGATGAACGGTGCCGTGGTTTTTGCTGGACAGTTAGCCACACGTATCAAATTCGACGCGCAATTTGATTATATTCATGCCACACGTTACCGCGGTGAAATCGAAGGGCGTGATTTGCAGTGGATTGCCAAACCTCGCGCATCCATCAAAGATCGAGTGGTCGTGATCATTGAAGACATTCTCGACACTGGTTTAACCCTCGCGGCTTGCGTAAAGTATTGCGAAGAAGAAGGCGCGAAAAAAGTTTACACTGCCGCATTGATCGACAAAGATCATCCGCGCTCAGAAGGCGGTATTCAAAAAACAGATTTCACCGGTTTGCATGTGGAAGATAAATTTCTATACGGTTACGGCCTGGATTACCAAGAGTTCTTACGTAATGAACCCGGCATTTATGCGGTAGAAACTTGAGCAGCCTGAGTTGATCCGCCTTTGCTGCGAAGCAGCTACGGCGAGAAATAACCCGAGGAAATGAAAACCCGGATTATCACCCGTCTTCGCTTGCGCTGCGACGAGGTTCAATCCATATACAGGCTACGATTTCAGTGCATCCGGTGGGATGTCTAAAATTCGTAAAGCACCGCCCATCACTTTAGAAAACACAGGGGCTGCGACAATACCGCCAAAATGCTCGCCTTTAGGGTCTCGAATCACCACCGCAACTACCAGGCGCGGATCTGATACAGGCGCAATACCCACAAACGATGACATGTGTTTTTTCTTGTTATAACCGTGCGCATTTGCAATGTACGCCGTACCCGTTTTACCCGCCACATGATAACCCGGCACAATCGCCAGTCGTCCGGTACCACCGGGCTGTACCACAGACGTTAACATTTGCTGCATTTCTTTGGCCACAGTGGCTTTCATGGCCTGCGCGCATTCAATCGGTTGTGTGCGCTTTAAAAACGTGATTGGGCAACGCTGACCATCGTTCGCAATCACACTGTAGGCTTGGGCAAGCTGTAATGGCGTAATCGAGATACCATAA
It encodes:
- a CDS encoding hypoxanthine-guanine phosphoribosyltransferase translates to MVDLTDVHNIKARGVCLHTREEVEAAIQRVADDMAQVLSDQAPLFLTVMNGAVVFAGQLATRIKFDAQFDYIHATRYRGEIEGRDLQWIAKPRASIKDRVVVIIEDILDTGLTLAACVKYCEEEGAKKVYTAALIDKDHPRSEGGIQKTDFTGLHVEDKFLYGYGLDYQEFLRNEPGIYAVET
- a CDS encoding mechanosensitive ion channel protein MscS; translated protein: MTNHVIDLSDYIQSVSPTILTLIECAIILFMTMILSIIEGLTFHRVYPKLKASEKTKSDRILYAVHKPLQLIIWTLGITYTFSTASDLLNASAVENFSDTMSLLRQVVLVAAFTWAVLRFIRLLEDTLVHSPEHSHQHKKRKLDKATAFAVSRLLRIVTICAALLVILQIAGVKVSALIALGGAGTLIAGLAAREMLANFFGALMIYTDRPFSVGDWIRSNDRNIEGTVEEIGWRLTRVRTFDKRPLYIPNAIFSSITVENPSRMHNRRIKTVVGIGYESADKISLVRDGIEDMLRKHEEIDTTQTLFVRVSEFGPSSINIQIYCFTKTIDWLAFERIQEDVLLKILDIVRDCGANIAYPTQTLYLKNPQTERSPHHG